From the Kiritimatiellaceae bacterium genome, one window contains:
- a CDS encoding sulfatase-like hydrolase/transferase: MKRVKNLIILHSDEMRGDAPGFTGNPDCKTPELDRFAARSIVFERHFTVHTKCVPSRCALATGRYAHADGIRTVNDTNLLPVDRPNLLAALRGAGYETAVFGLNHVWENFFGDNNKKSSGVVDYQSFEPENFAPLLERTWEVEQPGADSAPVHVNDGAVNLRVGRVTDPLKGFCDDNRAEQAIHYLKNVRDRSKPFFMQLNISAPHPSYKVEEPWFSMYDRNEIKAYPHSVPENAPLCIQKMREVRSGPNATEADFRQIQAVYYGMISKVDDLMGRVLKAIEEEGLLENSIVVFTSDHGDFAGQYGLPEKWDTVMNDCLTRVPFIMHVPGLSEGTRVSSMTEHIDLVPTVLSVLGLEGNWDIHGESMLPAIRGEKRKEAVFADGGHETSMRARFNVSPSEVHDGLTRPATLGKQETYSKYPDTMARTRMVRTEKWKLVMRETDDHELYDMENDPSELVNLWGRAGYDEPIRMLMGKLIQWCIRTAPEGKFQPRVGA, translated from the coding sequence ATGAAACGTGTAAAAAACCTGATCATCCTGCATTCAGATGAAATGAGAGGGGACGCTCCCGGATTCACAGGAAACCCGGACTGCAAAACTCCAGAGCTTGATCGCTTCGCGGCTCGCTCGATTGTTTTTGAACGCCATTTTACTGTTCATACCAAATGCGTTCCAAGCCGTTGCGCCCTGGCGACCGGACGGTACGCCCATGCCGACGGCATTCGAACGGTCAACGACACCAATCTGCTGCCCGTGGATCGTCCGAATCTGCTCGCCGCGCTGCGCGGTGCCGGCTACGAAACCGCCGTGTTTGGTCTGAATCATGTTTGGGAAAACTTTTTCGGCGACAACAATAAAAAGAGTTCCGGCGTGGTCGATTACCAGTCGTTCGAGCCGGAGAATTTTGCTCCGCTTCTCGAGCGGACATGGGAAGTCGAACAGCCCGGCGCAGACAGTGCGCCGGTTCACGTAAACGACGGAGCGGTCAACCTGCGCGTTGGCCGGGTGACAGACCCTTTGAAGGGATTCTGTGACGACAATCGCGCGGAACAGGCAATCCATTACCTGAAAAATGTCCGGGATCGCTCCAAACCGTTTTTCATGCAGCTCAACATCAGCGCGCCGCATCCTTCATACAAGGTGGAGGAGCCGTGGTTTTCCATGTACGACCGGAATGAGATTAAAGCGTACCCCCATAGCGTGCCGGAAAATGCGCCGCTGTGTATTCAGAAAATGCGCGAAGTGCGTTCCGGCCCGAATGCCACCGAGGCAGACTTCCGTCAGATTCAGGCCGTGTATTACGGAATGATCTCCAAAGTGGACGACCTGATGGGCCGCGTGCTGAAAGCCATTGAAGAGGAAGGGCTTCTTGAGAATTCGATCGTCGTCTTCACATCTGACCACGGCGATTTCGCCGGCCAGTACGGCCTTCCTGAAAAGTGGGACACTGTGATGAACGACTGCCTGACCCGCGTTCCGTTCATCATGCATGTCCCCGGGCTTTCAGAAGGAACCCGCGTTTCCAGTATGACCGAGCACATCGATCTGGTTCCCACTGTTCTCAGCGTTCTCGGACTGGAAGGCAATTGGGATATCCACGGCGAATCTATGCTTCCGGCCATTCGCGGAGAAAAACGCAAAGAAGCTGTTTTTGCTGACGGAGGTCACGAAACTTCGATGCGCGCGCGGTTTAATGTTTCGCCCTCCGAGGTGCACGACGGATTAACCCGGCCTGCGACGCTGGGCAAACAGGAAACCTATTCCAAATATCCCGATACCATGGCGCGCACCCGGATGGTTCGCACAGAGAAATGGAAACTCGTCATGCGCGAGACGGACGATCACGAGCTGTACGACATGGAAAATGATCCGTCCGAACTGGTCAACCTATGGGGCCGGGCCGGGTACGACGAACCGATCCGGATGCTCATGGGAAAACTGATTCAGTGGTGCATCCGTACCGCGCCCGAAGGGAAATTCCAGCCGCGGGTTGGTGCATAG
- the thiE gene encoding thiamine phosphate synthase, whose translation MKENFGLYMVMTDPVVGYEACARAAVNCGLRYVQLRMKNAPRAAILSEAKKVRAVTAGTGTLFIMNDDVELAWASGADGVHLGQGDMPLDEARKLWNVPGKIFGLSTHSEAQAEAAVVLKPDYIGVGPVFPTPTKTIADPALGIERAGTIIKNSPLTCVALGGLDETNLAAVLKAGAVNFCAVRAIMQNPEPEKVIRALQQIGRTAV comes from the coding sequence ATGAAAGAGAATTTTGGACTCTATATGGTCATGACCGATCCGGTCGTTGGATATGAAGCCTGCGCCCGGGCCGCCGTAAACTGCGGACTGCGCTACGTCCAGTTACGGATGAAAAATGCGCCCCGCGCCGCGATCCTGTCTGAAGCCAAAAAAGTCCGCGCCGTCACGGCCGGCACCGGAACGCTTTTCATTATGAATGACGATGTGGAACTCGCCTGGGCATCCGGTGCCGATGGTGTTCATCTCGGCCAAGGCGATATGCCGCTCGATGAAGCGCGCAAACTCTGGAACGTGCCGGGAAAAATATTCGGTCTTTCCACACATAGCGAAGCACAGGCGGAAGCGGCGGTCGTGCTGAAACCGGACTACATCGGCGTCGGCCCGGTATTTCCCACGCCGACCAAAACCATCGCTGATCCCGCGCTCGGCATTGAGCGCGCCGGAACGATTATCAAAAACTCGCCGCTGACCTGCGTGGCGCTCGGCGGACTCGACGAAACCAATCTCGCCGCCGTGCTGAAGGCCGGTGCGGTCAACTTTTGCGCCGTCCGCGCCATTATGCAGAATCCGGAGCCGGAAAAAGTGATCCGCGCGCTCCAGCAGATCGGTCGCACCGCAGTCTGA
- a CDS encoding S41 family peptidase, whose product MKLKLAVMLSVLFAFTAAPRAAESYTNAYEAITLFTKVLEEAHRSYVDTNEAGYDSLIRHALTGMLQDLDPYSQFLDKESYGDMKDDTAGRFSGVGLVVSIKDGLLTVIAPMEDTPAFRAGLLSGDIIVEIDGKETREMSLSDAVKKMRGEAGAGIKLKAIRPSTHEVKEHSIIREEIVVASVKDDKLLEDHIGYIRVTQFNEPTAADLKTALKKLVDQKIKALVLDLRGNPGGLLTAAGGVAELFLPRGELIVFTKGREGEKADQRITSSGTTHYTDFPMVILVNGGSASASEIVSGALQDHKRAVLVGEKTFGKGCVQSVLPLEDGAAIKLTTALYYTPGERVIQDHGIEPDVKVVMNPEDLFKIRMKQALQNSDTNKVLSVEPEVRDVQLDYAIGTLKGMMIQQEWMK is encoded by the coding sequence ATGAAACTCAAACTCGCCGTTATGCTGTCCGTACTCTTCGCTTTCACCGCCGCCCCGCGCGCCGCGGAATCCTACACCAACGCCTACGAAGCCATTACGCTGTTCACCAAAGTGCTTGAAGAGGCTCACCGCAGTTACGTGGATACCAACGAGGCGGGCTATGACTCGCTGATCCGCCATGCGCTGACTGGAATGCTGCAGGATCTCGATCCCTACAGTCAGTTTCTGGATAAAGAATCTTACGGCGATATGAAGGACGATACAGCCGGACGTTTCAGCGGCGTCGGACTGGTTGTCAGTATAAAAGACGGCCTGCTGACGGTTATTGCGCCGATGGAAGATACGCCGGCGTTCCGCGCCGGGCTTCTTTCCGGCGACATCATCGTCGAAATCGACGGCAAAGAGACGCGGGAAATGTCGCTTTCGGACGCCGTGAAAAAGATGCGCGGTGAAGCCGGGGCGGGCATCAAACTGAAAGCGATCCGGCCTTCGACGCACGAAGTGAAGGAGCACTCGATCATCCGCGAGGAGATCGTGGTCGCCAGCGTAAAGGACGACAAGCTACTGGAAGATCACATCGGCTACATCCGCGTCACCCAGTTCAATGAGCCGACAGCGGCAGATTTGAAAACCGCGCTGAAAAAGCTGGTGGATCAAAAGATTAAAGCGCTGGTTCTCGACCTGCGCGGTAATCCCGGCGGACTGCTGACCGCCGCGGGCGGCGTCGCGGAACTTTTCCTTCCGCGCGGCGAACTGATTGTTTTCACAAAAGGGCGCGAAGGCGAAAAGGCGGATCAGCGGATCACTTCGTCCGGAACGACACATTACACCGATTTCCCAATGGTAATTCTGGTCAACGGCGGCAGCGCCAGTGCCTCGGAAATTGTTTCCGGTGCGCTGCAGGATCATAAACGCGCGGTGCTGGTCGGCGAAAAAACGTTCGGCAAGGGTTGCGTGCAGAGCGTCCTGCCGCTGGAAGACGGCGCAGCCATCAAGCTGACCACAGCGCTTTATTACACGCCCGGCGAACGGGTCATTCAGGATCACGGTATTGAGCCGGATGTGAAAGTTGTCATGAATCCGGAAGACCTTTTCAAAATCCGCATGAAGCAGGCCCTTCAGAACAGCGACACAAATAAGGTTCTGTCCGTGGAGCCGGAAGTCCGCGACGTTCAGCTCGACTACGCCATCGGCACGCTCAAGGGCATGATGATTCAGCAGGAATGGATGAAGTGA
- the tsaD gene encoding tRNA (adenosine(37)-N6)-threonylcarbamoyltransferase complex transferase subunit TsaD, producing MDEVILLGIETSCDETAAAVLIDGAVRSNVIYSQIAKHAPYGGVVPEIASRDHVKKLPGIIEEALHGANCSFKQLDAIAVTYGPGLASSLLIGYSAARALSQRLGIPLTGVHHHEGHIYSVFLGENRPVLDGAFPMMVLLVSGGDTKLVYMKAPGRYEIVGQTIDDAAGEALDKGALLLGLGYPGGPVIQRTAEGGNPYAVRFPRGLDNVGGEWKYELDRKLCFSFSGLKTALLYHVQNHPETMKDEAAKKDLIASYQEAVADALTVRVERALEQYDCASFACAGGVSLNKVLREKLGCLSEKSGVPLRLSSPRLCTDNAAMIAGAAYIKCSAGHAFVTPEDVNPALRLENWNIR from the coding sequence ATGGATGAAGTGATTCTCCTCGGTATAGAAACTTCGTGCGACGAAACCGCCGCCGCCGTGCTGATTGACGGAGCCGTTCGCTCAAATGTCATCTATTCCCAGATTGCCAAACACGCTCCGTACGGCGGTGTCGTTCCGGAAATCGCCTCGCGAGATCACGTCAAAAAACTGCCGGGCATTATCGAGGAGGCGTTGCACGGCGCCAACTGCTCGTTCAAGCAACTCGACGCCATCGCGGTGACATACGGCCCCGGACTGGCCAGTTCGCTGCTGATCGGCTATTCCGCCGCACGGGCGCTCAGCCAGCGGCTCGGCATCCCGCTCACCGGCGTGCATCACCACGAAGGTCACATCTATTCCGTTTTTTTGGGCGAAAATCGGCCCGTACTCGATGGCGCATTTCCGATGATGGTTCTGCTCGTCTCCGGCGGCGACACCAAGCTGGTTTATATGAAAGCGCCCGGCCGGTACGAAATCGTCGGCCAGACCATCGACGACGCGGCGGGCGAAGCGCTTGATAAAGGTGCGCTCCTGCTGGGCCTCGGTTATCCCGGCGGGCCGGTTATTCAGCGCACCGCCGAAGGCGGCAATCCGTACGCCGTGCGCTTTCCGCGCGGCCTCGATAACGTCGGCGGCGAATGGAAATACGAACTCGACCGCAAGCTTTGTTTCAGTTTCAGCGGACTCAAAACCGCCCTGCTCTATCATGTGCAGAATCATCCCGAAACGATGAAAGACGAAGCCGCCAAAAAGGATTTGATTGCCAGCTATCAGGAAGCCGTCGCCGACGCGCTCACGGTCCGGGTTGAGAGAGCGCTGGAACAATATGACTGCGCCTCATTCGCCTGCGCCGGCGGCGTATCGCTCAACAAAGTCCTGCGCGAAAAACTGGGCTGTCTGTCAGAAAAATCCGGCGTTCCGCTACGGCTTTCTTCGCCGAGACTTTGTACCGATAATGCCGCCATGATCGCCGGAGCCGCTTACATTAAATGCTCCGCCGGACACGCATTTGTCACGCCGGAAGATGTGAACCCCGCTTTACGGCTAGAAAATTGGAATATTCGTTAA
- a CDS encoding GIY-YIG nuclease family protein, with protein MPEKLKYCVYVLFSHADEKLYIGYTENLQQRLTAHFHGQSPATAPRRPFALPYCEYHLAKRAAMRREIYFKSSSGKRTLKLMCKDSLKELCSE; from the coding sequence ATGCCCGAAAAGCTGAAATATTGCGTTTATGTGCTATTCAGTCATGCCGATGAAAAACTCTACATCGGATATACCGAGAACCTTCAACAACGGCTCACGGCACATTTTCACGGGCAATCTCCTGCCACAGCTCCGCGCCGTCCCTTTGCTCTACCGTATTGTGAATATCACCTCGCAAAACGGGCCGCCATGCGCCGGGAAATCTATTTTAAAAGTTCGTCCGGCAAGCGCACTCTCAAGTTGATGTGCAAGGATTCTCTTAAAGAACTCTGCTCCGAGTGA
- a CDS encoding glycosyltransferase, translating to MNMLSNLIDGLSTVLFSLITGISITYLITTLISVLTCRQKKVSPLVLDEQLPTITVQITSRNELVALDCARCCMAFDYPEDKLQILLGDDSNNPNVMQEIDHFAEHNPRVRILRRNNRIGFKSGNLNHVNEYTTGEYILVMDSDFLPEPDFLRRLAAHAVADPGTAAVQARWHITDAHESLTTLLGAGIINVTHFIMLPLFDRFMKTSFLCGSAMLIKRQAMVEMNGWETSTMIEDIDLSFRFFTNGYRIAYCPDVTCDCEVPHTAHDLFRQQKRWAYGVVETALKRSRALYTSRKATVGNKIAAAVVSSGYAVSFLVFISTMLGFVHMLVQGAGHMDDSLQVSVQGTVGNLWRIVISCGALVATICAGFSSGFGIKGAGKLIIASYTIGFIMLFHVSNGIIRAVLHLPINWVPPEKRGR from the coding sequence ATGAATATGCTGAGCAATCTGATCGACGGGCTGTCAACCGTCCTGTTTTCCCTGATCACCGGGATCTCAATTACCTATTTAATCACCACACTGATTTCGGTGCTGACCTGCCGTCAGAAAAAAGTCAGTCCGCTCGTGCTGGATGAACAGTTGCCGACGATTACTGTGCAGATTACTTCCCGCAACGAGCTGGTGGCGCTCGACTGCGCCCGCTGCTGCATGGCTTTCGATTATCCTGAGGATAAGCTTCAGATTCTGCTGGGAGATGACAGCAACAATCCGAACGTCATGCAGGAGATTGATCATTTCGCGGAACATAATCCGCGCGTCAGAATATTGCGGCGGAACAACCGGATCGGTTTTAAATCGGGCAACTTGAACCACGTTAACGAATACACCACCGGAGAATATATTCTCGTCATGGATTCCGACTTTCTGCCGGAACCGGATTTTCTGCGGCGACTGGCGGCGCATGCCGTCGCTGATCCTGGGACCGCGGCGGTGCAGGCACGCTGGCACATCACCGATGCGCACGAAAGTCTGACGACACTGCTCGGCGCGGGCATTATCAATGTCACCCACTTCATCATGTTGCCGCTGTTCGACCGGTTTATGAAAACCAGCTTTCTCTGCGGTTCAGCCATGCTCATCAAACGTCAGGCGATGGTTGAAATGAACGGCTGGGAAACCAGCACCATGATCGAAGACATTGATCTCAGCTTTCGCTTTTTCACCAACGGCTACCGCATCGCCTATTGCCCGGATGTCACCTGCGACTGCGAAGTTCCGCACACGGCGCACGACCTTTTCCGCCAGCAGAAACGCTGGGCCTACGGCGTTGTCGAAACCGCGCTCAAACGCAGCCGTGCGCTCTACACTTCCCGCAAAGCGACCGTCGGCAACAAAATCGCCGCCGCAGTAGTCAGCTCCGGCTACGCCGTCAGCTTTCTGGTGTTCATCAGCACCATGCTGGGCTTTGTCCACATGCTGGTGCAGGGCGCCGGACATATGGACGACTCATTGCAGGTTTCTGTGCAGGGAACCGTCGGCAATCTCTGGCGGATTGTCATTTCCTGCGGCGCGCTCGTCGCCACCATCTGCGCCGGATTTTCCAGCGGCTTCGGGATCAAAGGGGCCGGCAAACTGATCATCGCCTCTTACACCATTGGCTTCATCATGCTCTTCCACGTCAGTAACGGAATAATTCGCGCCGTGCTGCACCTGCCGATCAACTGGGTTCCGCCGGAAAAACGCGGGCGCTGA
- a CDS encoding HIT family protein, with translation MNIFEKIVNREIPATIVYEDSDTLAFVDIGPIIKGHTLVIPKTCYNPVTETPDEVLAKLMSVCKRIAAAQIRELGADGVNIIQNNGAVAGQVVPHIHFHVIPRFEGDGHHWNWNAKKYDNSVEMENIAAKIRKGLAE, from the coding sequence ATGAATATTTTTGAAAAAATCGTGAATCGCGAAATTCCGGCGACCATTGTCTATGAGGATTCCGACACACTGGCATTCGTGGACATCGGCCCGATTATCAAAGGGCATACGCTGGTTATTCCGAAAACCTGCTACAACCCTGTCACTGAAACGCCGGACGAGGTGCTCGCCAAGCTGATGTCGGTTTGCAAGCGGATTGCCGCCGCACAAATCAGGGAGCTTGGCGCGGACGGCGTGAATATCATCCAGAATAACGGAGCCGTCGCAGGTCAAGTGGTGCCGCATATCCACTTTCACGTCATTCCGCGCTTTGAGGGAGACGGCCATCACTGGAACTGGAACGCCAAGAAGTACGATAATTCGGTCGAAATGGAAAATATCGCCGCGAAAATCCGCAAAGGACTGGCCGAATGA
- a CDS encoding CYTH domain-containing protein, with protein MKQEIERKFLVTGYGWRKTAGDGLSCRQGYITSAPDGATVRVRLLGGKGFLTIKGATQGISRPELEYEIPVAEAEYMIQNLCGGRQIEKRRYTLRIDQVVWEIDEFSGPNAGLILAEIELESENQSFEKPEWLGEEVSHDHRYTNAALARCPIARW; from the coding sequence ATGAAGCAGGAAATCGAACGCAAATTTCTGGTAACTGGTTATGGATGGCGCAAAACCGCCGGAGACGGATTGTCCTGCCGGCAGGGCTACATCACCTCCGCGCCGGACGGGGCGACCGTTCGCGTCCGGTTGCTGGGCGGAAAGGGGTTTTTGACGATCAAAGGCGCTACTCAAGGGATTTCCCGGCCCGAACTGGAATATGAAATTCCGGTGGCAGAGGCCGAGTATATGATTCAAAACCTTTGCGGCGGGCGGCAGATCGAAAAAAGACGTTATACACTGCGAATCGATCAGGTGGTTTGGGAGATCGATGAATTTTCCGGGCCGAACGCCGGATTGATTCTGGCTGAAATCGAACTTGAAAGTGAAAATCAGTCGTTCGAAAAACCGGAGTGGCTGGGCGAAGAAGTCTCTCATGACCATCGTTACACCAACGCCGCGCTCGCCCGCTGTCCCATTGCCCGGTGGTGA
- the pyrF gene encoding orotidine-5'-phosphate decarboxylase, producing MKPALIVALDVPTAKEMEEALTRLPDSIEWYKVGLELFCAEGPSILDPLKRRNKKIFLDLKLHDIPRTVANAVKTAASHGVNLMTVHAIGGRAMLEAAAEAARECSNPPKLVAVTTLTSLSQDDFADLGIGRSVSDQALALGELAISSGIDGLVTSAHEAGALRKKFPQALLVTPGIRMPDGEAGDQKRVATPAFAVQQGATHLVVGRPILQAEDPALAVRAIFADIKNAP from the coding sequence ATGAAACCTGCCCTGATCGTCGCGCTGGATGTTCCGACCGCCAAAGAGATGGAAGAAGCGCTCACCCGCCTTCCGGACAGCATTGAGTGGTATAAGGTGGGTCTCGAACTGTTCTGCGCCGAAGGCCCGTCCATTCTTGACCCGCTGAAACGGCGGAATAAAAAAATATTTCTGGACCTCAAACTGCACGATATTCCGCGCACGGTTGCCAATGCGGTAAAAACCGCCGCCAGCCATGGCGTCAACCTGATGACGGTGCACGCCATCGGCGGACGGGCCATGCTGGAAGCCGCCGCTGAAGCGGCGCGCGAATGTTCCAATCCGCCGAAACTGGTGGCTGTGACCACGCTCACCAGTCTTTCGCAGGATGACTTTGCCGATCTAGGCATCGGTCGCAGCGTGTCAGATCAGGCTCTGGCGCTGGGCGAACTTGCCATTTCTTCCGGCATCGATGGATTGGTGACCAGTGCTCACGAAGCGGGCGCATTGCGGAAAAAATTTCCGCAGGCACTGCTGGTAACCCCCGGCATCCGCATGCCGGACGGGGAGGCTGGCGACCAGAAACGGGTCGCGACACCAGCCTTCGCCGTGCAGCAGGGAGCCACTCATCTGGTGGTCGGCCGTCCGATTCTGCAGGCGGAAGATCCGGCCTTAGCGGTTCGGGCGATTTTCGCCGACATAAAAAATGCCCCGTAA
- a CDS encoding adenosylhomocysteinase, whose product MAKKAISKKGDYLVKDLSLAEFGRKEMELAEYEMPGLMALREKYGKEKPLKGAHITGSLHMTIQTAMLIETLQILGAKVRWASCNIYSTQDHAAAAIAVTGTPVFAVKGETLEEYWDYTDRILDWGNGKGPNMILDDGGDATLFVHLGLRAESDPSILDRKPGSHEEKVLLAQLKTALKKDPKRFSRIAKGIIGVSEETTTGVHRLYQMMERGELLFPAFNVNDSVTKSKFDNLYGCRHSLVDGIMRATDVMLSGKVCVVAGYGDVGKGSCQSLKGQGARVVVTEIDPICALQAAMEGYEVMTMDDACALGDLFVTTTGCCDVITETHMRKMKDMAIVCNIGHFDSEIQVEKLKKYKWTNIKPQVDKITFPTKKSILLLAEGRLVNLGCATGHPSFVMSNSFTNQVLAQMELYCNPGKYPVGVYTLPKNLDEEVARLHLEKIGVKLEKLTRAQAKYLGLSTTGPFKPAHYRY is encoded by the coding sequence ATGGCGAAGAAAGCGATTTCAAAAAAAGGTGATTATCTGGTCAAGGATCTGTCGCTGGCAGAATTCGGGCGCAAGGAAATGGAGCTGGCGGAATATGAAATGCCCGGTCTGATGGCGCTGCGTGAAAAATACGGTAAAGAGAAGCCGCTCAAAGGCGCGCACATCACCGGGTCGCTGCACATGACGATTCAAACGGCGATGCTGATCGAGACACTGCAGATTCTCGGCGCGAAGGTTCGCTGGGCGAGCTGTAACATTTATTCCACGCAGGATCATGCCGCTGCCGCCATTGCTGTTACCGGTACGCCGGTTTTCGCGGTGAAGGGCGAGACGCTGGAAGAGTACTGGGATTACACCGACCGCATCCTCGACTGGGGCAACGGTAAAGGTCCGAACATGATTCTCGATGACGGCGGCGACGCGACGCTGTTTGTCCACCTCGGACTGCGGGCTGAAAGCGACCCTTCGATTCTCGATCGCAAGCCGGGCAGCCACGAAGAAAAAGTTCTGCTGGCGCAGCTGAAGACGGCGCTTAAGAAAGACCCGAAACGTTTCTCGCGCATCGCCAAAGGCATTATCGGCGTCAGCGAAGAAACCACCACAGGGGTTCATCGTCTTTACCAGATGATGGAACGCGGCGAACTGCTTTTCCCGGCGTTTAATGTGAACGACTCGGTGACCAAGTCGAAGTTCGATAATCTCTATGGCTGCCGTCACTCGCTGGTGGATGGAATTATGCGCGCCACCGACGTGATGCTTTCCGGAAAAGTTTGTGTGGTCGCCGGTTACGGCGACGTCGGCAAAGGTTCCTGCCAGTCGCTTAAAGGGCAGGGCGCGCGGGTTGTCGTCACGGAAATTGACCCGATCTGCGCTTTGCAGGCCGCGATGGAAGGGTACGAAGTGATGACCATGGACGATGCCTGCGCCCTCGGCGATCTGTTCGTTACCACGACCGGCTGCTGCGATGTCATCACGGAAACGCACATGCGGAAGATGAAAGACATGGCGATCGTCTGTAACATCGGCCATTTCGATAGCGAAATTCAGGTCGAGAAGCTCAAGAAATATAAATGGACCAACATCAAGCCGCAGGTGGACAAAATCACCTTCCCGACCAAGAAGAGCATTCTGTTGCTCGCGGAAGGACGTTTAGTCAACCTCGGTTGTGCAACTGGCCATCCGAGCTTCGTCATGTCAAACAGCTTCACCAATCAGGTGCTGGCGCAGATGGAGCTCTACTGCAACCCCGGCAAATATCCGGTGGGAGTTTACACACTGCCGAAAAACCTCGACGAAGAAGTCGCGCGGTTGCATCTGGAAAAGATCGGCGTAAAGCTGGAAAAACTGACCCGCGCTCAGGCTAAATATCTTGGCTTATCGACGACCGGCCCGTTTAAACCGGCGCATTACCGGTATTAA
- a CDS encoding metalloregulator ArsR/SmtB family transcription factor encodes MTETNILEVFKALGDEGRLRILRAVEISELSVAEIVEALKMPQSSVSRHLKPLRDSGLLDTRREGTSVYYRRGPVFQDQTFAQLMSEKLAELRGASRDRAAVDRAIELRRKESTKFFDEIAGRYGSLTQPGGGWQALATALAAGFAGQTVADIGCGEGDLTLLLARFAKRVVAVDLSAQMLRVVQERSEEAGVARRVTVGRGDLEKLPLESNSMDAAFVSQVLHHAARPEKALAEAARILKPGGRLILLDLAQHDQEWVRTEWADQWLGFDERELRGWLAGTGFKMEIFQTLEGPTPAFSVVMIVATKEEKKRSK; translated from the coding sequence ATGACCGAAACCAACATTCTGGAAGTGTTTAAGGCGCTGGGCGATGAAGGTCGCTTGCGGATTCTGCGAGCTGTGGAGATTTCCGAGCTGTCGGTGGCCGAAATCGTCGAGGCGCTAAAAATGCCGCAGTCGTCGGTGAGCCGCCACTTGAAGCCGTTGCGCGACAGCGGACTGCTCGATACCCGCCGCGAGGGGACTTCCGTTTATTACCGGCGCGGGCCGGTTTTTCAGGATCAGACCTTTGCTCAGCTGATGAGCGAAAAGTTGGCCGAGTTGCGCGGTGCCAGCCGCGACCGCGCTGCGGTGGATCGCGCGATTGAGCTGCGCCGCAAGGAAAGCACGAAATTTTTTGACGAAATCGCCGGACGCTATGGCTCGCTGACTCAGCCGGGCGGCGGCTGGCAGGCTCTGGCTACCGCACTGGCCGCCGGATTCGCCGGACAGACGGTGGCGGATATCGGTTGCGGCGAAGGCGATCTGACGCTGCTGCTGGCGCGCTTCGCAAAGCGGGTCGTGGCGGTTGACCTTTCGGCGCAGATGCTGCGCGTGGTGCAGGAACGTTCCGAAGAAGCGGGCGTGGCGCGGCGCGTGACGGTGGGTCGCGGCGATCTGGAAAAACTTCCGCTGGAATCAAACAGCATGGACGCCGCTTTTGTGAGTCAGGTTCTGCATCATGCCGCGCGGCCGGAAAAGGCGCTGGCGGAAGCGGCGCGAATCCTGAAACCGGGCGGACGGCTGATTCTGCTCGATCTGGCCCAGCACGATCAGGAATGGGTGAGGACAGAGTGGGCGGATCAGTGGCTCGGATTCGACGAGCGCGAACTGCGCGGCTGGCTGGCCGGCACAGGATTTAAGATGGAGATTTTCCAAACGCTGGAGGGGCCGACGCCGGCTTTTTCTGTGGTGATGATTGTGGCAACTAAAGAAGAGAAGAAACGGAGCAAATAG
- a CDS encoding rubredoxin → MKKWKCEACGYIHDGDEAPCKCPKCGAPKEQFKQLDDAAAKLVERSRHTNTLHAHVIDLARQLEAACNAGIKDELDPGCVDVFTKSRAMAWQMMKLSLTEMQGHMKKGKWG, encoded by the coding sequence ATGAAGAAGTGGAAATGTGAAGCCTGCGGATATATTCATGATGGGGATGAAGCGCCTTGCAAATGTCCGAAGTGCGGAGCGCCGAAGGAGCAGTTTAAACAGCTCGACGATGCCGCGGCCAAACTGGTTGAGCGCTCACGCCACACCAATACTCTGCACGCTCACGTCATTGATCTGGCCCGCCAGCTGGAAGCGGCCTGCAACGCGGGGATTAAAGACGAGCTCGATCCCGGCTGTGTGGACGTGTTCACCAAATCCCGTGCGATGGCGTGGCAGATGATGAAGCTTTCGCTGACCGAAATGCAGGGCCACATGAAAAAAGGCAAGTGGGGCTGA